Below is a genomic region from Streptomyces sp. NBC_00461.
CGCTGCACGACGCCATCGCCCGTGACCTTGACCCCGGTTTCATGGCCGGGCTGCGGGAAGGCATCCCAGCTGCCCGCGGTTTCGATCCCGCCTTCCAGCGCCCGGCGGTCGCCCGCAACCAGGTGTGGGAAGGGGATCATAAGCAGGCCCCGACCGTCGTGATGATGCCCGACAAGAAGCTGTCGAACGTGTGGGTGACGTGGTTCGAGGACCGTGGCACCAGCAACGTGATGGGCTGGGCGGTCACCGCCGGCTCTGCGCACCGCGGATCGGTCCTGGCGGCCGTGCGGGCCTCTGTGCTGCGTGAACCCCCGTACGGGCCCGCCGGCGGGCTGCCGCACCTGGTGAGGGTCGACGGTGGCTCCGACTTCATGTCCAAGACAGTCCGGCGGACCTTCGGTCTGCTCGGTGTGCCGATGCACAAGGTGCGCAGCGCCCGCCACAAGGGCGGGATCGAGCGGCTGAACGGCACCGGTGTGACCCGGTTCTTCGCTGACCTGCCCCGCTACACCAAGGCGCCCCTGCTTGACCACCGTCGCCGCGTCGGCGACCAGGACCCGCCCCTGACCTTCGAGGCGTTCGTCGACAAGCTGCGCCAGTGGGTTGAGGAGCACAACACCCAGCACGTCCTTGAACGGACCGGGATGACACCGCTTGAAGCGTGGCTGAGCGATCCCACCGAGATCCGGCCCGAGCCCAGCCCGGAAGAACTGCGCGCGTTCATGCTGGAGAGCGACAACAAGATCCACAAGGTCACCAGTCACGGAGTGGAGTTCCGTAACCGCTACTACATGCCGGAGAAGGGGGTGGGACGCATCGGTCTGGAACTGCGCGTGCGGTGGATGCCCCACCACGACCACGAGATCGACCTCTATACCTTCCGTGGCAACCGCTATCTCGGCCGGGCCTTCCTCAGCAACGAGGCCAGCGAGGAGATGCGCAAGGCAGTCCTCAGCGACCGTGACGAGCACAGCGAGGTGCTGCGCCAGGCCTTGAAACGCTCCGCCGATCGCAGGCGGGAACGCCACCTGCCCTCCACTCAGCCCGAACTCCCCGTCCGTGCCCTCCGCATGACGGAACAGGAGGCACGCGCCGAACTGGAGGGCACCACCCCATCCACACCGCCGCGACGGCGCGTACAGCCCTACCAGCCCCTGACCCCGCTCCCGCCCACCTGGCGGCGCCCCGGCCAGACCCCTGTTCCTTCAACGGAGGACGACGCCTCATGACCACTGCTCCGAAACGCAAGCACATGCCCAAACGCCGCGCTGCGCCGGACGCGGGTCAGCCCGCCACGGCACCGCGCCGCCGGCCTGACCTGCGTCCGCAGTTCTTCCTCGGCCTCGAGGACTCCACCCTGGTCGCCACCGACACCCTGTTACAGATCAAGGACACCGTCATCGACACCGTCGAGTCGAAGGCCATGTCCGTGATCTACGGCGACGCAGGGCTCGGCAAGAGCTTCAGCACCCGCGCCACGATCCAGGAAATGAACCCGGACCTGATCCTCCCCTTGGACTTCGCACGCTCCCGCCCCGGCCCGAAGGACCTGCGCGAGGAGCTGTTCCACCAGATGAACCTCAGCTGCAAGATGCCCGGTACCCCCACCGCGTTCGACAAACTGCTGCGCGAGACTCTGCCGCGGCGCCCGTACGTGATCGTGTGCGACGAGGCCCAGCAGTACC
It encodes:
- a CDS encoding Mu transposase C-terminal domain-containing protein — translated: MDDESETGLERPRDELRPAAVRQMLRLRESGELTTAHMRLIAESVDVSLRQAWRWLAEAEGSGSPEKPERRRFRITEEIIDVLADYRGNVKRAHEHLVREAKRAGERPIGLTTLHDAIARDLDPGFMAGLREGIPAARGFDPAFQRPAVARNQVWEGDHKQAPTVVMMPDKKLSNVWVTWFEDRGTSNVMGWAVTAGSAHRGSVLAAVRASVLREPPYGPAGGLPHLVRVDGGSDFMSKTVRRTFGLLGVPMHKVRSARHKGGIERLNGTGVTRFFADLPRYTKAPLLDHRRRVGDQDPPLTFEAFVDKLRQWVEEHNTQHVLERTGMTPLEAWLSDPTEIRPEPSPEELRAFMLESDNKIHKVTSHGVEFRNRYYMPEKGVGRIGLELRVRWMPHHDHEIDLYTFRGNRYLGRAFLSNEASEEMRKAVLSDRDEHSEVLRQALKRSADRRRERHLPSTQPELPVRALRMTEQEARAELEGTTPSTPPRRRVQPYQPLTPLPPTWRRPGQTPVPSTEDDAS
- a CDS encoding ATP-binding protein, with translation MTTAPKRKHMPKRRAAPDAGQPATAPRRRPDLRPQFFLGLEDSTLVATDTLLQIKDTVIDTVESKAMSVIYGDAGLGKSFSTRATIQEMNPDLILPLDFARSRPGPKDLREELFHQMNLSCKMPGTPTAFDKLLRETLPRRPYVIVCDEAQQYRRENFEFLRKLWDNCDPKPAIMFVGGREAYETLQSDPALASRIYIRLEILAMTEDEVLKAVPDSHPVWRDVDEALLKRIDTQYTLGSFREWVKVTKHVLKGMEHFGAEQVDDRIVDWALARC